The following coding sequences are from one Nitrospinota bacterium window:
- a CDS encoding putative baseplate assembly protein produces the protein MSSLTSDGQPILNGIDYLEVIDSEVVSSNERQRIIYLFLIKPPTYENEITPKNIMIDGGERIRDINVTNVEYDKEKDPKLLVLTVNKAGDFSRYTLSLLEGPQQFKPPTGFDPILSSVVFSFKVECPNDFDCLETRPVSDKLLPNPSIDYLAKDYSSFRQLMLDRLAIILPDWQGNTPADIGITLIEILAYAGDYLSYYQDAVATEAYLGTARKRVSVRRHARLLDYFIHEGNNARVWICLEYDPSFRESVNLDMDSMFLTKFNAPTGTINKELLKNALNEDVQIFKPLHTIELRESRNEIHFHTWGDTRCCLPKGTVKATLRGDNKDLLLKKGDVLVFQEILGPNSGLEIDANPEHNHAVRLDSDPITMDDPVVDGGVKVTEISWHHEDALPFPLCVWELDTNSENAEGKNKYVSVARGNVILADHGRPVVENIKVLSSQYAASNRTVLTHPNISHCELYDHEKSKSHSASSICRQDFRKVLPDITLEKENEKWTSARDLLSSDRFASEFVVEVENNGKSYLRFGDNVQGRKPSDGAVFTARYRTGIGSEGNIGSNAIAHIITGTVGITKVFNPVPAIGGTDPESIEQVKLYAPRNFHVQERAVTVEDYALVAQRHPAVQKAVATLRWTGSWHTVFITVDRKGGWSVDTNFKKEMKLYLEKFRLTGHDIEIDSPRFVSLEIAMTVQVKPGFLRTTIKKALQDIFGSRDISGGQRGYFHPDNFTFGQPVYLSDIIKNSMKIHGVEHVDVNIFQRFGHPSTTEMEEGVMKFGRLEIARLDNTPNAPENGKIEFVMKGGL, from the coding sequence ATGTCTTCTTTAACCTCGGATGGCCAGCCAATACTTAACGGCATTGATTATCTTGAGGTGATCGATTCAGAGGTGGTATCAAGCAATGAACGTCAAAGAATAATATACCTTTTCCTGATAAAGCCTCCGACATATGAAAATGAAATTACGCCCAAGAATATAATGATCGACGGCGGAGAGCGGATAAGGGACATCAATGTAACAAATGTTGAATACGACAAGGAAAAAGACCCGAAACTCCTGGTGCTTACCGTTAACAAGGCTGGAGATTTTTCCCGCTACACACTCTCCCTTCTTGAAGGCCCTCAACAATTTAAACCGCCAACGGGATTTGATCCAATATTGTCTTCTGTTGTTTTTTCATTCAAGGTTGAATGCCCAAATGATTTCGATTGTCTTGAAACCCGGCCGGTATCCGATAAATTACTCCCGAATCCTTCCATAGATTATCTGGCGAAAGACTATTCCAGTTTTCGCCAGCTGATGCTGGACAGATTGGCAATAATACTGCCGGACTGGCAAGGAAATACCCCTGCGGATATAGGTATAACCCTCATCGAAATATTGGCATATGCTGGGGACTATCTTAGTTACTATCAGGATGCGGTAGCTACAGAAGCATATCTCGGCACAGCAAGAAAGAGGGTCTCTGTTCGCCGGCACGCACGGCTCCTTGACTATTTTATCCATGAAGGGAACAACGCAAGAGTCTGGATCTGCCTTGAGTATGATCCTTCCTTTCGCGAAAGCGTCAATCTGGATATGGATTCGATGTTTCTCACAAAATTTAACGCGCCTACTGGAACGATCAACAAAGAGTTGCTGAAAAACGCACTAAATGAAGATGTGCAGATTTTCAAGCCTCTGCATACCATTGAGCTTCGCGAATCACGAAACGAAATTCATTTTCACACGTGGGGTGATACCAGGTGCTGTCTCCCAAAAGGAACTGTAAAGGCCACGCTCCGTGGTGACAACAAAGATCTCCTGCTTAAAAAAGGTGATGTCCTTGTGTTCCAGGAAATACTTGGCCCCAACAGCGGACTCGAGATTGATGCCAATCCTGAACACAATCATGCCGTGCGTCTTGATTCCGATCCGATCACAATGGACGATCCTGTAGTCGACGGCGGGGTGAAAGTAACCGAGATAAGCTGGCATCATGAAGACGCCCTCCCCTTTCCCCTTTGTGTATGGGAGCTGGATACGAACTCTGAAAATGCCGAGGGAAAGAACAAATATGTCAGCGTGGCAAGAGGCAACGTTATTCTTGCCGACCATGGCCGTCCGGTTGTTGAAAATATAAAAGTCTTATCATCCCAATATGCGGCATCAAACCGGACCGTTCTAACGCATCCGAACATATCGCACTGCGAACTATACGATCATGAAAAAAGCAAAAGCCATTCAGCATCGAGCATATGCAGACAGGATTTCCGCAAAGTATTGCCTGACATAACACTTGAAAAAGAAAATGAAAAGTGGACATCCGCCAGAGATCTTCTTTCAAGCGACCGCTTTGCTTCCGAATTTGTCGTCGAGGTAGAAAATAACGGAAAATCATATTTAAGATTTGGCGATAACGTGCAAGGCAGGAAACCTTCTGATGGCGCCGTTTTCACAGCGAGATATCGAACAGGGATCGGCTCAGAAGGGAATATTGGAAGCAACGCGATTGCGCATATAATAACAGGTACCGTTGGAATTACCAAAGTATTCAATCCTGTCCCTGCAATTGGTGGTACGGATCCTGAATCCATTGAGCAGGTAAAACTATACGCTCCGCGAAACTTCCACGTTCAGGAGAGAGCCGTTACGGTCGAAGATTATGCGCTTGTGGCACAGCGTCACCCCGCCGTCCAAAAAGCTGTAGCCACCCTCCGCTGGACCGGGAGTTGGCATACTGTTTTTATAACAGTTGACAGAAAAGGAGGCTGGTCTGTTGATACCAACTTCAAAAAAGAAATGAAACTCTATCTGGAAAAGTTCAGACTAACCGGACACGACATTGAAATAGATTCACCGCGTTTCGTATCCCTGGAAATTGCAATGACTGTACAGGTAAAACCCGGTTTCCTCCGCACCACCATCAAAAAGGCACTACAGGATATATTCGGCTCGCGTGATATTTCTGGAGGCCAGAGGGGTTATTTTCACCCGGACAACTTCACTTTCGGTCAGCCTGTTTACCTCAGCGATATCATAAAGAACTCCATGAAAATTCATGGCGTTGAACATGTCGATGTAAATATTTTCCAACGGTTCGGTCACCCCTCAACAACAGAGATGGAAGAAGGCGTGATGAAATTCGGACGGCTTGAAATTGCACGGCTTGACAATACTCCGAATGCCCCAGAGAACGGCAAGATAGAATTCGTTATGAAAGGCGGACTATGA